The genomic DNA GCGGTGGCCGCGTCATGGGCCTTCTCCGCGGCCAGGTAGCGGTTCATCTCCTGCTGGTAGAGGTACTTGGACTTCTCCCAGTAGAGCTCGGCCAGGCGGTAGAGCATGTCCGCCCTGCGGTGCGAGCCTTCCTGGAGCTTGGGAATGAGGCGCTTGAAGCCCTCGATGGCCTCGTCGCGCTTGCGGTCCGCCAGCCCGTCCTTCTTCTCGTCGGCGATGCGGGGCGCATTGGCCATCGACGAGGGACCCATGCGAGCGGGGCCCATGCGCGCCGGACCCTCGCGCTCCTTCTCAGCGGACGAGGGGCGCTTGGCCTCCTTCGCATCCGTGGATGCCTTCGCGTCCTTGGATGCCTTGACCTCCCTGGCCTCCGGACGCGGGGGGTCCTGGCGCTTGGAATCACGCTGCACCGCAGCCTTGGAGGGCTTCCGGGTCGGCTGTGCCGCCTCCCCTGCCCCGCCCGCGGTGAGCGCCACTCCCACCGCCAGCGCACCGAAACGAAGGACCGCCTTCATGCGAGCTCCTGAGGTGGGCTCGAGGGAATGGAGGGCGCCCGGCGACCGGCTCTCACCGTCCGCGTCCCGCCCCATCGCCTCCCTGACCACCCACCGAAAGGGACGGTTGAAAGTAGACGCGCACCATTGGAATGAGAAGTGCTCCACCCCCGGGGATCCACGCGATATCGCTCGGGTTGGCACACCGATGTTCAGACACTGAACACGCACGAAGGGGCGGCACCCGGCGCGTGATGCGCGGGCCCGCCCCTCGTGTCCTCCACCTGACGTGTCTGGCTTCTACTTGCCCTGGAGCTTCGCCGGGCAGCCACGCTTGAGCGTGTATTGGTAGTAGCCGATCTCGTCGCGCCAGAACTCGCCCTGGAACTTCCAATAGTTCCAGGCCGCCCCCGGCATCTTCGGCCGGTAGATGGACTGGCTCTTGAGCAGGGCCTTCTGATCCACTCCGGCCAGCAGCAGGTCCTTCTCGTCGAGCGCCGTCTGCACGCGGATGATCTCCGCCTGATCCGCGAAGGTGCGCAGGTTCTGCGCGGCCTCTTGGAGGCGGCTCTTGGCGAACCTGCCGCCGATCTGCATCAGCGTGCCGCGCACCTGCTCGAGCGAGGACACCGTCTCCGGCACCAGACCCGTGCCGCGCCAGGCGCCCAGCTCGTTGGCCATGCGCTTCTCCGCGTCCACCTGGGCGATCATCCGCATCACGTCCTGGATGCGCTCGTTGTCGCGAATCCAGAGGTAGATGGGGCCCGGCAGCCGCCGGTTCTCCGCCGCCACCAGGTTGTAGGCGCTCAGGAGATCCAGCTGCTCCCCGGAGAACGGCTCGAGCTGCTTCGCCATCGGCTCATACAGCTTGTCGTAGGCCGCCAGCGTGGTCTTCACCTCGTCGAAGAGGCAGCTGTAATAATAGACAGTCGCCTTGAGGATCCACGACTCGGGCTGGAAGGCGCCCTCGAACTGGGGAGCGTGCAGCGCCTGGAGGCTGCCGAGCGCACCACCGAAGTCCTCGCCCTGGAAGCGGGCGAAGCCGTTCTCGAAGAGGGCCTGATCCCAGAACCGGCCGTAGCGCGGCACCGCCTCGTAGGAGGCGATGGCCGGCGGGTACTCATGGCGTCCGTAGTGCAGACGCCCCATGCCCAGCAGCGCGAGCTGCTTCACCTCGTCATGGGCGATCTGTGGACCCTTCGCGTCCAGGGCACTCTGGAAGGCGGCCAGGGCGGCCTTGTCCAGCGTGTCCGCCTCGGCGGGACGGCCCGGGAAGTGGGGATCCGCCAACACCACGCCCAGCAGGTAGCGGGCGCGGGCGTAGACCCGGCTATCGGACGGCACGGCCTCGAGCAGGGCGCGCGCCTCCTCGAAGCGGCCGCGGCGCTGGCTGATGGTGCCCACCATGTAGTTGACGCGGGCGAGCACCTCCTTGGGCAGCTTCACCCACCGGTCCCGCACCTCGGGCGTGTAGGCCTTGTCGAGGATGTTGGGCACGAGGTTCTGCTCGTTCAGCTTCTGCTGCACGTCCACCAGCCCCTCCAGCGCCTGGAGGTAGTTGGGGTGGCTGGGGCCGGTGTTGACGATCTGCGCGTAGGTGACGAGCGCGCTGACGGGCATGTCCTTGCGGGCGAAGGTCTGCGCCAGGTAGTACTCGGACTTGGCGCGCACCTCTTCGTCCGCCGCCTTGGCGGACAGCTCGAAGAAGCGCGGCGCGGCGGCGTCCAGCTGGCCCGCGTTGAAGGCCGCGAGCGCCTGGTTGTAGGCGTTCACGTCCTGCGCGGAGGCGGCCAGCGGCGCGAGGACCAGGAAGGTAGCGAGCAGGAGTCGTTTCATGGCGCGGGCTCAGAAGAGGTAGGAGAAGCCGGCGTAGAAGCTGACGTTGTTGAGCACGTCCGAGGAGGGATTGCCGACCAGGTCCTTCCCCAGGACGATGTCCTCGCGGTAGTTCTTGCGCGTCTTCGGATCCACTCCGTCGAACTTCTGGAACTGGCAGCTGCCGCTCAGCCCCAGCTCCGAGAAGGGGCGGCCCGTGCCCCGGCCGTCCTCCAGCTTCTGGAAGTCCTGAAGGTCGCACCCGTCCACGCGATCCACGCGGGCCGTGTAGACGAGATCGCGCACCTCCAGCCGCACGGCCATGGAGTCGCCGAACTGCACGCGGAAGCCGCCGCCCACCGAGCCGAGGAACTTCGTGCCCGTGTCACCGAAGCGCGCCGGGACGGTGAACTGCTGGCCGTCCACCTCGTTGGTGACGTCGGGCCGGATCAGCACGCGCGAGGAGCCGATGCCCGCTCCGCCACTGAGCACCAGGCTGAACTGCAGCAGGTGGTTGTCGTAGAAGGCGAACTTGCCGTAGAGCGGCGTCACCTCCACGCCCGCCTGCGCGCCCC from Archangium lipolyticum includes the following:
- a CDS encoding tetratricopeptide repeat protein, with protein sequence MKRLLLATFLVLAPLAASAQDVNAYNQALAAFNAGQLDAAAPRFFELSAKAADEEVRAKSEYYLAQTFARKDMPVSALVTYAQIVNTGPSHPNYLQALEGLVDVQQKLNEQNLVPNILDKAYTPEVRDRWVKLPKEVLARVNYMVGTISQRRGRFEEARALLEAVPSDSRVYARARYLLGVVLADPHFPGRPAEADTLDKAALAAFQSALDAKGPQIAHDEVKQLALLGMGRLHYGRHEYPPAIASYEAVPRYGRFWDQALFENGFARFQGEDFGGALGSLQALHAPQFEGAFQPESWILKATVYYYSCLFDEVKTTLAAYDKLYEPMAKQLEPFSGEQLDLLSAYNLVAAENRRLPGPIYLWIRDNERIQDVMRMIAQVDAEKRMANELGAWRGTGLVPETVSSLEQVRGTLMQIGGRFAKSRLQEAAQNLRTFADQAEIIRVQTALDEKDLLLAGVDQKALLKSQSIYRPKMPGAAWNYWKFQGEFWRDEIGYYQYTLKRGCPAKLQGK